The Gossypium raimondii isolate GPD5lz chromosome 2, ASM2569854v1, whole genome shotgun sequence genome segment AATATGGGATCATTATCTAATTCGTTAACGATTTGACaactcattattttattttttttgctctTTGAAAATGTCGACAAGTTTGTTTGGAAGCACAATTTCACAGGTGAAACAAGATTTGATATCTCCTTTTGAAAACAAACCTTATTTCATTGCAAATATTTCACCCCCAACATGCAGCTCCATCTCACAGTCAGCTGGTAGCTATTAGGATTCCATTAATCATCTGATCTCCATCAATTCTCTGTCCTAATTTCGTAGTGAAACAAGAAACCTGGGGGAGAATAGGAGGAGGAGAGAGAGGTGAAAATGGAGAGTGGGGATAAAAATGGAGGAATTTGAAAGTAACTAGAAAAAAGATTTAAGGGTGGGGAGGGTGAGAGAGagattattaaaatgttaattcatttaatattgaattgagttgtAGCCTTATATAATTGTTGgttaggaattttttttaaaggtattGAACTAAAActaatgaatcaaaatttaattaccaCTCACTCTTGaccaaaaagaatttaaatacataataaaaattttataatttacaaaattataaaaacattttattttcaattttaccatttacattCCTCTCTGATTCTCTTTTCATCGTTCAAAAGAGGCTTAACatataattagttaaaatatatttccttttagtattttttacgTTTAGTTTATGATTGCTCAGAACTTGAGCTAGAAATATGGTGcaagatattaaaattaaaagaagtaaaatgtaaacttcaaaaactgattcatttttatttttacgtttaaatttttatcttattattataattcatcaaaaaatcaaataaattacccgtctttgaagtttaaatcaagttttaactttttattttatttaaaacttttaatctCATTGTTTACgaaaaatattatcaattagattaacatatttaaataaaaataaaaaatatattgttaaCAGTTTAagtaataaaccttaaaatcaaaAACCGACACATATTTTGACCAATAAAATTAAACCACGATCTCTTCTGTTTTCAGAGAAGTGTTGAGGgagaaaatttcttttgaaacttcaaATGTCTACGTGGCTCTCTTTAGATCCACCACGACTACGCTTACATTATCGGTACTATGCCTCGCCAATGCCAGCTTCGTCAGCAATAACGACGCGTCACTGCATGTCTTGTCCGAGATCTCTCCCCCTTCCCCTCCTTTCGTTGACCCTACGACCACCTCCCCTTCCATCCCTTTAACCAAACATGGCGGCGCGCGTACGTCGACCTTTCCCCTCAAACACATACGCGCCACCCTGCATGCAGTATCATTCGACACCACATCCCATAAACCGTCACTCGCTATTATCAAACATTCGTCATCTACCGTCCGATCAGTTACTGTAACCTCCGGTTCACAGCTCACGTAAGGTTTCAAGTAGGTATCACCTATAGATCTGGACATTGCGAGGACACCGAGAACTCGAGGGCCATCCCAGTAAATGACCCGACCGCCGGCTTCTTGAATCCGGTCTAGCTCATCCGGTCGATCCGGCTGTTGCATGTTTGacaagaaataaataagttGTATTGATAtgtataatttcaaattttagatctCAAGCGAATCCCAACCGTCGGATTCGGATATCTCATCGTTTCCACAGGATATGCATGAATATAATACgcgattaataataaaagatgattgGGAGAAAATCatgacaaaataaaatgaacattttcTCGGAAGCCAAACAGACTATAACCGATCATAGTATTTCTTCCGCTGAACGAAAGAAAATTAGCTACGAAGTGTTAAATTACCTTGTGATCAGACGATAACGGAACTGGCTTGCCTTTACGACACAAAACAGCTCTAGAATCACCGCAGTTTGCAACGACGATTTTATCGGACGTAACGATAGAGACGACTGCGGTAGAGCCAACGGCGTCGCACTCCGGAGACTGTAACTCGCATCGGCAATTAGCTCCGACGACGCTCTCGTTCCACTTGAtgacttcgttatccatgcgcttgAAGCTACGCTCCATCGCACTTTTCCATTGTTGCTCGCATTCCAGCTCTTCTTTGACCAGCTCATGTAACCGCTCTCTGCACCTCGTCGCCACCTAACAAATAATAACCACCAAAACCGTCAAAAACAAGGTTCAGTTTCttaaaaaaggaagagaaataACCgatatttattctattttcaaaattttaggacTCTTACGTGAGAGCAACCGTGGCCATCGTAGACGCCAAAATAGTGGAAGCCAACGTCGGCAGAATCCTGTCCTTGGCGGTGAAACGAAGGGCGAATAGCGACGGCGTCTTCCATGTCTCTCCGCCTTCCACAAACCGAAGCAGCGCCAAATTTAGGATACATCTCTGAACCGATGACAGGCATCAAAAGCGAGGGACTTCCCTTCGTtttcgatttgaattttttatgtattactGTCTGTTTTTCCCCTTCATCGGATATAGAATTACCTTCTCTGTTTTCACGGTCTAGAGAAAATGAGGCCGCGTATACCTGAAACTTGTGGCGTCTACGGCCGTTCTCAGCCTCCGATGGAGTCACGTCCACGAATTTGATCCGTCTGATCTTCATCCTACGTCTCGAGGTTGTTGCACGTGAACTCGGTTTACAACCTGTTGATGATGCTTCACCTTCGTTCATCACTCCGCGATAGATCTCCGCCATCAACGACTAAAACCACCCgattattaccataaaatattTCCGGTAATAAGTGAAGCTCTTGAACTTGTGATTAAAGctacaatattttcttttagtaacgctttcttttaaaggaaaaaaaaaatcaatgcgAAATCGAATTCGAAAGtgaaatgaaaaagattgtTCGCGCGCTCTAGAGATGGAAGGCTTTTAAATATGAAGGCTATTTAGTCTTTTCTGGATGACTACGGGCAGATTGCCCGTCACTGATACGGGCATACCAAACAACAGGTAGCAGCACTCTATTTGTAACAAGTGGCTAGTAAATGCGTTgtataatttccctttttggaTTAATATGCAATgtaaggttttatttttttagatataatgtatttttttattttttatattttctatttccatcttataatttatgtatttttatattatatgtaatgCACTTTTCTATTAATTCTTGTTcatataatgtatttttttatacaaactACTTTTTAGTTCTTGATAAAATCACAAACAAATATACAtcacatataattttatatttatacttattttttgaAGCACTCATTcgttacaataaaatattttttcgattttaataATATTCTGAAGAGAAATTGATGTCATTGATTTAATTGAAagtgttaataatattaactatttagacttactaacaatattataaaagtagaggAACCAATTGATATcgaaaaattaaagtatagagattGAATATCAAGTTTTAGTATAGTCtagggattaaaattaaaatttgacaatcgttttataacataaaattgaaaaaacacCACCACAAACCTAAAACAAATGAGAAGCCATTAGCCGCTCTCTATGGTTCTCAAgtcatttaaattatatataaccatgtaatattttaatcgaAAATTAACCACATTAACTATTTGGACTAtttaataatgttataaaaatataaagaccaaattatgttagaaattgaAGTAAATATTAAAGGTTTGTATAACAGAGGACTAAaactacaatttaattatttttaaaaaaatgtaaagaaaaatcACGTGGATGCAGACTCACGTGTCAACAATGGCTT includes the following:
- the LOC105788786 gene encoding probable protein phosphatase 2C 24; protein product: MAEIYRGVMNEGEASSTGCKPSSRATTSRRRMKIRRIKFVDVTPSEAENGRRRHKFQVYAASFSLDRENREGNSISDEGEKQTVIHKKFKSKTKGSPSLLMPVIGSEMYPKFGAASVCGRRRDMEDAVAIRPSFHRQGQDSADVGFHYFGVYDGHGCSHVATRCRERLHELVKEELECEQQWKSAMERSFKRMDNEVIKWNESVVGANCRCELQSPECDAVGSTAVVSIVTSDKIVVANCGDSRAVLCRKGKPVPLSSDHKPDRPDELDRIQEAGGRVIYWDGPRVLGVLAMSRSIGDTYLKPYVSCEPEVTVTDRTVDDECLIIASDGLWDVVSNDTACRVARMCLRGKVDVRAPPCLVKGMEGEVVVGSTKGGEGGEISDKTCSDASLLLTKLALARHSTDNVSVVVVDLKRAT